AGTTACTTGATTTAGGTGTGGACATTTTTAGCCCCGCTAGAAAAGAATCCAAAAAATGGAATTGAAAGAACATTAATAACTGGAATAGCTATTGGCACTTGCTCCAATGGTATTGAATCCAAAAAATGGAATTGAAAGATTTTAGCAACAAGTATATAAGGCATCTAAAATAATGTTCTTCAAATGCTAATAAATTGCTAAACTTTTTATAAGTTCCAATAGTATATCCCTAGCTTTAGCCAAGTTTCTAGAGTCTATACCATCTGCTGTGTCGCTATACCAGTGATAGTTTTTGATCATACCATTAGCAAAGGCCATTAAACTTGTTGCTTTATATCCTGATCTCATTAAAGGTGTTGCATCTGTTGGTAAGAGTTTGTATACCATTGTATTTATCCCCTTGCTCTTAGCGAATTTGTGTATGAATGTTCTAAACTCTTTATTAGAGCACCATGTCAATACAACGCCTTCGCATTCTGTTAGATATAATTTTCCAAAACCTGGATTATCAACATTGATTATTATTGCATTCGATAGTAAATGTGGATTGTACTTGCGAAAGTAGTATGATCCTAGCATTCCCACTTCCTCAGCTCCAGTAAACACTATATACAAAGAGATCTTGCTACCGAGGCTCTGCTCTTCCCTCTTAAGAGATTCTGCCAATCCTAGAACTACTGCAACTCCCGATGCATTGTCGTTAGCCCCGGGGACATAGTTGTGGAAAAGCTCTCTATGAATTAGTATTGCTACTGTTAGCCATAGAGGTGTTGACAGAATTAAAGCTGTGAAAAGAGCATAGCGAAATAAAAACACACCTACTATGGTCATAACAACAACTAAAATCGATGAAAAGAAGTTAACATAGATAGTGCGTCTAAGCATGTGAACTCTACGAGGATTGAAGCTATAAGCAGCTTTAGCACTATCGTAATGTGCCATAACAACTATTCTCTTCTCCCCAGATCCAAAACTAGTCACAACATTTGCTGATCTCCTTCTCAACAAATGGCCTAGCATCAGCGTTAATATTGGTATGTACAGCTCTTCTTCAAGCGATAGTAATGTTAAACCTGTTAATGAGATTGCTACAGCCATTAACTCAGCTTTAGCTAGGGCTAGTAGAGGAGCTAGCGACATAATTAAATATATTATAATATATATGAAAATGTTGGAGGTGTTGGAAAATATTCTATTCTGGGATCATAACCTAGACTCCTAAGTACTTCAACTATATACTTCCTCGCCTCTTCTTCCTCTCTAGTACCAGCACCCCTATGACTACTTGTCAACTTAACAACATAACTAAATAGCTTATCCTCCAACTATTAACCCCCAACTCTCTTTTTCTTAATATTACCTCAAACAAATAGTAACAATTATTTTAACCTTTTCCTGATTTCTCTAATAATTAGAGTTACTGAAATTTTTGACCTAATCCCTTTATCCATGTCTATGCAAATGTTTTAAATAGTGAACTTTTTGATTCTCACAAAGGCTAAGCTAGTTAATGTGTTTGGTTGTCTTATAGAGGATTAGAAGCAATAATTTTGTAGATGGTTTTATTTTCGTGTGTATTTATATAACTAAGTTTTGTAGGTGTTGTTGTGAGGTGATGTGCAAAATGTTAAGAATTTTGGCTAAGTTTGTGTTGTTACTTGGAGTGGTGATGGTGCTGTTTACAAGTGTTTATGGTTTTGCTGGTTTGTTTGGTGAGCAGCTTTATGGTGTTGGCGATTATCTCAAGTATTTTATTGTTGTCTATGACTCTTCATTTAGATGTTCATATGAAATCAATGTTGATATAAAGAATGTAGATGTTGGTAGTGGTAATGTCACATTTACTGTGGGTTTATCGCCTGTTGAGTCAAAGGGAAGTTTTTGCGAGTCTCTTACATCTTTGCTTTCACTTGTGTTTGCATTTCCTCGTTCTGTAATTGTTTACAAGTTGAATGCATCATCTGTAGAGGTTTTCATAGATCCTAGATATAGTGGGAATTTCACTGTTGATACTGATGTTCTTAGGGGGTGGGCTGTTTACCAAAAAGGTGTTTTGGTTGAGGCTTTTGTGGAAACAAAAGTGGCTCTAAGGTATAAGCAGTACACTGTATTAATCGACACTTCAATACCTTGGCTAAAACAATTCGCAAAACAAGTACTGGTACCAGCAACAACGACAACAACTTTGCAGCAAGCAACGATAACAATAATCCAAACAGCTACATCGACTTTAGCAACCACATCAACTACAACAGTAGAGAAAACAAAAACAGTTACATACACAACAACAAAAACAGCAACAGCCACAGTTACAGAAACAGCTACAACAACACAAACACAAACAACAACAGCAACACAAACAATAACAAAAATCGTCACAACAACAGCAACTACTGAAGTAACAAAAATTGACTGGGCATTCACAACAGGAATAACAATAGGTGTTGGAGTAGTACTTCTAGCACTTGGACTAGCACTAGGCAAACAAACCAAGAAATCCTAAAGCAATGGTGCAACAACCATATAACATAGCTTTTCCTAAATTTAATCTATGGGGTTTTTATAACTATTATCTTCCTCTTCCATTACGTACTTAATCAAATCTAGAGGTACTTCCAACTTTTATTATCACTAAATATTAATGTATATGAAAATGTTGTTAGCAATAATACTGTAAAGAACTTAAGAATGTTAAAAAAATGTTTTTTATTTTGATTGGTTTTAGTATGCTGTGTAAGGCTCAATTGGTATAACTGGTAGTGATATAGGTGTTGAGATGACGTATCCAAACCAGTCAATGTTTTCCTTCATGACTGGTACTACAGGTGTTTTGATCCAGTCTGTGGGTGGGTTCCAGCCGTAGAGAACATGGTATACTGCTGCTAGTACTCCCCAGTATCCCTGTAGAAATGCTGCTTGTCCTATTGTTCCACAAAGTGTTCCTTCTTTTGTAGCTTCTACCGCTGCTGAAATTGCGTCAAAACCAAATGTAACTACTTGTTCACATGGCTTTAAGCCTGCATCTCGTAATGCCTTAATTGCTCCAAGTATCATTTCATCATTTGCTGCAATTACGCCGTGAATATCACGTGTTCTAGCTAGAAGTGACTGCATTTTTGAATATGCTGTATCGCTTCTAAAGTCTGCATAATCCTCATAAACTATTTGAACCTCTCCTTTCTGTACTAATGGATCAAGAACATTGTGAAATCCTTTCTTTCTCTCCTCAGCTGAGGATGCTCCAGGCAATCCATTTAGTATAACTATTTTCCATGGTTTTGAATACCCCCTAGACTCTAGTGTTTTTAAGAAGTATCGAGCCTCTACCTCAGCTGCAGCCACATTATCTGTACCAACAAATGCTATTCTAAGAGTTTTATCAGCCACATCTCTATCAAGTGTGAACACAGGTATTTTAGCATCTTTAGCTTTTCTCAATGCGGGTTCTGCAGCCTCATAAGTTATTGGATTAACAAGCAAAACAGTATATCCCTTACCAATTGCTGTTTCTATTTGAGAAACTTGTGTTGCAGGATCGTTTTTAGCATCAAACACATCCATAGTAACTGGCAAACCTATTTTCTGGAAATACTCAACAGCTCTTTGAGCACCAGCAGCCATACCCTTGAAGTATGGATGGCCAAAATCAACAACAAATAGTGCTAGCTTTATCTCCTTTACAGCTTGAGGCCCAGTTGTTACCGTAACGGTTGTGCCAATGGTTTGTGTAACTGTTTTCTCCACGGTTCGTATAATTGTTGTTGGAGGAGCTGAGGGAGCCATGCTATAACCAGCGAAATACCCTATTAACACGCCAATGATAATTCCTACAACGAGAAATACAACCAATCTGCTTATAGCCCTTGGTGCGCTCATAACTTCACACCAGCTTAGAAGTAAATACTTTTAGAAAAAATTATAAATTTATATTTTTATGCCTTATACCACCTTACTGTATCGTGTAAAACCTTAGTTGTTTCTAGTAACTTGCTTAAGTTTAAAAATATGAATTGTTTAAGCTTTACTTAACGTATCTCAGACCTCTGGTTAGTATTGCAGCTGCTCCTATCAGTATTATTCCCTTGACAACCCATTGGAAATATGGGTCTAAACCTATCAAAACAAATATGTTAGTAATCATTGTTAGTACATATGCTCCTAGCACTGGGCCTACAGGATTGCCTACACCACCAGTTAAGTAATATCCTCCTAGCACACATGAAGCTATAGCATCTAGTTCATAGCCCCATCCAGTCCATGGATAAGCTATTTCAAGTCTAGCATTCATTATTTGTCCAGAAAGCCCATAGAGAGTACCTGCCAGTGAGAATGCTAGCACCTTGAAGAAGTCTACTCTAACACCAGATACTCTCACAGCTTCCTCGTTTCCCCCAAGCCCATAAAGCACCAAACCCACAGATGTTCTTCTAACAACAATATATAGCACTATTAGCAACAATATGAATACCCAAACCATTACCGGTAGCCCAAGAATTGTTACATATGTAAATACTCTAAACTCTACTAAACCAGTTATTGACCTACCCTGAGTAAGTATTAACACAAATCCTCTTCCAATAACTAAAATAGCTAGGCTAGACACAAAGGAGAATATCTTTGCCTTTGTAACCATTAAACCATTGAGAAAACCTATCAGAGTACCACACAATATTCCAGCAGCAATACCCAAGCCAGGGTCAAAACCAAGTTGCTTAATTAGTATAGCAGAGATTGTGCCTGTAAGAGCCATTACCGATCCAGGAGATAAGTCTATGCTACCCATCATAATGATTAGAGATTCTCCAAGAGCCAGTAAAGCTAGTGGTACTGTTTGAAGTATTAGTACATACTGGTTGTATGTGGTTAGAAACTGGGGAGATATTGAAGCGGAGATGATGTATAGCATCAGCAGTGACATTGCTGGAGGAAACATTTCATGAGAAGTTATTTTTCTTAGCATATTTAACTTGTTTAGAACATTGGATTTCAACAACATCACCTACAAATCGCTTAAACCTTAGCACCCAACAATTTAATAAGTTTATCCCTATCTAGTTCCTCACGTTGATACAAACCTATCTGCACTCCATCCTTTAGCACCAACACCTTATCTGAAAGCGCCAAAACCTCGTCAATATCTGAAGACAACAATATTATTCCATAACCTCCACTAGCAAGTTCTGCAATAATTCTTCTTATCTCCATCTTAGCACTAATATCTATTCCAAAAGTGGGTTCATCAAGTATTAGTATTTTGGGGCGAGTTTCAAGAGTTTTTGCTATTACAACCTTCTGCTTATTACCACCACTCAAATTATCAACTCTAACCTCTGGTGATGGAGCTACTATTCTCAATCTTTTTATATACCAATCCGCAATTCTCTGTTCAAGTTTTAAATCTCTAAGGAGATGCAACTTGCATATACTTGTAATTGATGGTAACACAATGTTGTCTCTTACCGATAATAGTAAAACCAGTCCTTCTCTATTTCTGTCCTCAGGTAGGTAAAAAATACCATATTTTCTCGCATCAACAGGATTTCCTATTCTAACTCTTTTACCCTCAATATATATCTCTCCCCTTGTTATTTTCTCCATACCTATAAGAGCTTTGCCCAATTCCGTTTTTCCAGCACCCAACAAGCCTGTTACACCAAGAATCTCACCTTTGTAAAGTGTGAATGAGAGACCTTTCAATGGAACCTCTATGGGAAGTGATGGTGTTGTATAAAGATTTCTCACTTCTAGAAGAGGTGTTGCTTGGATCTCCACCTTCTTCTTAGCTGCCATACCCACCTCATAGAATTCCACTAGAGGCTTACCTATCATTAACTCCACAAGCTTTTCATGAGTTACTTCACTAACATTGAATGTTCCAATTTTTTCTCCATCTCTAAGCACAGTAACCCTATCCCCTATCTCAAACACCTCATCTATTTTATGCGTTACAAGAATTACAGAAACATCTTTCTTCTTCAGCTCCCTAATAACATTGAAGAGATGAAGCACTTCTGATTTTGTAAGAGCACTTGTTGGCTCATCCATACATATCACTTTACCACCTTCAGCCAAAGCCCTTGCAACTTGAACAAGCTGCTTCTCAGCTGCTCTAAGATCCTTGATTTTAGTCATTGGATTTACGCTAAGACCAACAAACTCCAAATACTTTTTGCCCAGCTCAGCTAATTCGCTATTCCTTAGCAAAGCAAACGATTTTCTCGAAATTTTTGCAGTTAAAAACATGTATTCAGCAATAGTTAAATTAGGAGTTAACGTAGCTTCTTGATGAGTAAGAGTTATGCCAAGTTTCTTAGCCTTCATAGGACTATCTATAAAAACCTTTGCCCCATTCACATAAATCTCGCCATCATCTGGTGTAAGTATACCATTGATAATCTTGAGAAACGTAGATTTTCCAGCACCATTCTGACCAACTAGCACATGAACCTCGCCTACACCCAAATCAAAATCAACACCCTTCAAAGCAATAGTTCCAGGAAACTTTTTAACAATACCCCTTGTTTGCAATAGTAAAGGCATTCAACCTCAGCTCAAAAACATCATTTAATTACATAATTAGCGATAAAAAGTATATAAATATTTTCATCAATTCCATTTAATGAATTCTAATCCAAGTTTTGCTCATCGAGACTTCCCATTACGAAACCTGCACTACAAACCTTATTGAAAGAAGAACAAATCCTGAATTCACTAATACCATGATTATTGCAATATCATTAAACCTTTATCATACAGCAACCCATTGCTGCAACAATGCAATTGTAAAGCAAGACTTTATTAGTAATGGTTTGTGTAAAAACCTCAGACTTTCGGCCCGGCTTCATCATTTTTCAGCAGAGGCTAGGAGCTCGTCATTGCCATGTATTAGTTTTTTGTTTCATGTCTTTTAATTTTTAATGGACGTGTTGAAAGCTTATATTGTTTTTGGTTTTTTAGATGTTGTGTTGAGTAACTTGATTTTGGTTTGTTTGGGTGTGGTGGTGTGGCTGGTTTTAGAATCTACTATGTTTTTATAGCTATTGTTGTTGCTTCTTCGCTTGCTTTCTCCATCTATATTCATTTTCCATATCCTTTGAATAGGGATGTTTTTGGCAATACTGGTTTTCTCTATAGCGATATTGTCTATGGTGTTTTTGTTCCAAGGTTTCTTGATGTTGTTTCCCCTTTTGGTTCTCTTGATGACTCTAAGATTTCTGGGTATTGGTATAGCAGAGAGGTTGTTTTAAAACTTGTTAGTGGCAATATAGATGTTTTTTCTTGTCCAGCTCCATACAGGGACTACAAGTTTGAGTATCCTCCTTTAACAGCTTTGATTTGGTATTTCTCTACATGCACATCGTTTCTATATGTATACAAATTTGTTGGTGTTCCCAAAAATCCTCTTGACTACAGATCTCTTGTTTCAAACTATGTTATTCCAATTCACTTCGCCATTCAATCAGCTGTTTTAGCTGTTTCAGCAATTCTAATGGCTATTTACATGATTAGAATAGCTAAGGCTGTTGGATCTAGTTGGAGCAGGGTTCTAATATTCTTTGTTCTTCCATCGACAGTGATATACATGATATAC
The DNA window shown above is from Ignisphaera cupida and carries:
- a CDS encoding M28 family metallopeptidase: MSLAPLLALAKAELMAVAISLTGLTLLSLEEELYIPILTLMLGHLLRRRSANVVTSFGSGEKRIVVMAHYDSAKAAYSFNPRRVHMLRRTIYVNFFSSILVVVMTIVGVFLFRYALFTALILSTPLWLTVAILIHRELFHNYVPGANDNASGVAVVLGLAESLKREEQSLGSKISLYIVFTGAEEVGMLGSYYFRKYNPHLLSNAIIINVDNPGFGKLYLTECEGVVLTWCSNKEFRTFIHKFAKSKGINTMVYKLLPTDATPLMRSGYKATSLMAFANGMIKNYHWYSDTADGIDSRNLAKARDILLELIKSLAIY
- a CDS encoding ABC transporter permease, with protein sequence MKSNVLNKLNMLRKITSHEMFPPAMSLLMLYIISASISPQFLTTYNQYVLILQTVPLALLALGESLIIMMGSIDLSPGSVMALTGTISAILIKQLGFDPGLGIAAGILCGTLIGFLNGLMVTKAKIFSFVSSLAILVIGRGFVLILTQGRSITGLVEFRVFTYVTILGLPVMVWVFILLLIVLYIVVRRTSVGLVLYGLGGNEEAVRVSGVRVDFFKVLAFSLAGTLYGLSGQIMNARLEIAYPWTGWGYELDAIASCVLGGYYLTGGVGNPVGPVLGAYVLTMITNIFVLIGLDPYFQWVVKGIILIGAAAILTRGLRYVK
- a CDS encoding sugar ABC transporter ATP-binding protein gives rise to the protein MPLLLQTRGIVKKFPGTIALKGVDFDLGVGEVHVLVGQNGAGKSTFLKIINGILTPDDGEIYVNGAKVFIDSPMKAKKLGITLTHQEATLTPNLTIAEYMFLTAKISRKSFALLRNSELAELGKKYLEFVGLSVNPMTKIKDLRAAEKQLVQVARALAEGGKVICMDEPTSALTKSEVLHLFNVIRELKKKDVSVILVTHKIDEVFEIGDRVTVLRDGEKIGTFNVSEVTHEKLVELMIGKPLVEFYEVGMAAKKKVEIQATPLLEVRNLYTTPSLPIEVPLKGLSFTLYKGEILGVTGLLGAGKTELGKALIGMEKITRGEIYIEGKRVRIGNPVDARKYGIFYLPEDRNREGLVLLLSVRDNIVLPSITSICKLHLLRDLKLEQRIADWYIKRLRIVAPSPEVRVDNLSGGNKQKVVIAKTLETRPKILILDEPTFGIDISAKMEIRRIIAELASGGYGIILLSSDIDEVLALSDKVLVLKDGVQIGLYQREELDRDKLIKLLGAKV
- a CDS encoding substrate-binding domain-containing protein, with translation MSAPRAISRLVVFLVVGIIIGVLIGYFAGYSMAPSAPPTTIIRTVEKTVTQTIGTTVTVTTGPQAVKEIKLALFVVDFGHPYFKGMAAGAQRAVEYFQKIGLPVTMDVFDAKNDPATQVSQIETAIGKGYTVLLVNPITYEAAEPALRKAKDAKIPVFTLDRDVADKTLRIAFVGTDNVAAAEVEARYFLKTLESRGYSKPWKIVILNGLPGASSAEERKKGFHNVLDPLVQKGEVQIVYEDYADFRSDTAYSKMQSLLARTRDIHGVIAANDEMILGAIKALRDAGLKPCEQVVTFGFDAISAAVEATKEGTLCGTIGQAAFLQGYWGVLAAVYHVLYGWNPPTDWIKTPVVPVMKENIDWFGYVISTPISLPVIPIEPYTAY